From Fusobacterium varium:
CTGGAACTGGAGTTATGTATGATGCTTTCTTTTCAACTTCTTTAAAATCTACATCTCCAAAAAGTCCATCTTCTGTTCTATTTATTCCAACATCTATAATTACTGCTCCATTTTTTACCATGTCCTCTGTTATAAATTTAGCAGTTCCAATTGCTACTACTAGTATATCTGCATTTTTTGTTTTTTCTTTTAGATTTTTTGTTTTGCTGTTACATACTGTAACTGTTGCTCCTGCATTTATAAAAAATCCTGCCATAGGTTTTCCTACTATGTTGCTTCTTCCTATAATTATAACATCTTTTCCCTGCAGCTCTATTGAATATTTTTTTAATAGTTCCATTATTCCTAATGGAGTACATGGTTTTAACGAAGCTTTACTTCCTAAAAAAAGTAATCCTAAATTTTCAGGTTTAAATCCATCCACATCTTTTTCTAAAGCAATCTTTTGTATAACCTTATTTTCATCTATATGTTTTGGAAGTGGCAACTGTACAAGCATTCCATCTATTTTACTATCATTATTAAGTTCATCTATTGTTTCCAATAATTTTTTCTCACTTACATCTTCTGGAAGAAAATGTGGAAAACATTCTATCCCTATCTCTTTGCAACCTTTTATTTTTGAATTTACATATATTTTTGATGCTGGATTTTCTCCAACCATCACTATTGCAAATCCAGGTACAAGCCCAGTTTTATTTTTTATTTCCAATAATTCCTTTTTTAGCTCTTCTTTTATTTGAGAAGAGATATTCTTTCCATCTAATATCATAGTTTCTCCTTCCAGCTGTACATTTAATTTAACTTATCTCCTTTTTTAAGCACATTTCCATTTATAATATCTGCTCCACTTAATAGTTTTTTATTCTCAGGTTTCACTTCTGTCAGTATCACACTTCCATTTCCGGTTTTTACAATGACTCCCGCACCTTTTTTTATATCTACTACTTCCCCAACTGCTCCTTCATCATAACTTTTAAAATTTTCTTTTACACCATATATTTTAAATATTTTATCATTCAAGACTGTATATGCACTTGGAAAAGGGTTCATACCTCTTACGAAATTAAATATTTCTCTTTCACTTTTATTCCAATCTATTTTACAATCCTCTTTTTTAAAAGGCTTTACAAAAGTTGCTTCTGAATGATTTTGAACAACTCTTGGAGCTTCTTTTTTCTCTATAAGCTTCACTGCTTTTAAAAGAGCTTCAGCTCCTAAATCTTTCAATCTATCATGAAGAGTTAGAAAATTATCCTCATCTTTTATTTCAGTTGAAACGCTGAGTATCATATCCCCTGCATCTAACTCTTCGGCAATATACATTATAGTTACTCCTGATTCCTTTTCTCCATGTATCAAAGCCGCATTTATAGGTGCTGCTCCTCTATATTTAGGAAGAAGAGATGAGTGAACATTTATAACTCCATACTTTGGTATATCTATTATTTCTTTAGGAAGCAGCTTTCCATAAGCTACTACTACAATCAAATCTGGATTTAATTCTTTGATTGTATTTTGAATTTCCTCAGTTTTTAAGCTGTTGGGTTGATATACAGGTATATTATGCTCTATAGCATATTCTTTTACTGGAGTAAATTTTATTTTTTTTCCTCTCATATTTGGTTTATCTACTTTTGTAAAAGCACCTATTATCTCATATTTTGAGTTTAATACATCAAAACAGGGAACTGCAAATTCAGGAGTTCCCATAAAAAGTATTCTCATTCTTTCACCTGCTTCTAATCTTTTTTATCACTATCTTTATTTATATTTTCTACAATTTCTATAAAAGATTTTATATCATTAAATTCTTTATAAACTGAAGCAAATCTTACATATGCTACTTGATCTATGCTTTTCAGCCTTTCCATTACCATTTCTCCTAATTCTTGAGTTGTAATTTCCCCTCTCAGTGAATTTTGGATAGTTTTTTCTATTTCAAGAACAAAAGTTTCAAGGCTCTCTCTGCTTATATTTCTCTTGACTGTAGCTGCTACAAGCCCTCTCATAAGCTTATTTCTATCAAATCTATCTCTTCTTTTATCCTTTTTCACTATGTATAAAGGAGTTTCCTCTACTTTTTCAAAAGTAGTGAATCTCTTTTCGCATTTTATACACTCACGACGTCTTTTTATTGAATATCCATCCATAAAAGAACGGCTATCTACTACTTTTGTATCTTCAGAATTACAAAATGGACATTTCATTTTTATCACCTATATTGATTCTTTATTATTTATACATTCTAAAACTTCTTTAGGCGTTTTACAAGCAAGCAGTTCATTTCTAAAACTTTCTTCTCTTATCAGCCTTGATATTCTTGCTAAAACCTTTAAATATACCTGACTGTCTTTGATAGGTGAAGCAAATACAAAGAACAGATTTACATTTTCATTATCCAAAGCTTTAAAATCTATTTTTTCATTACTTATACCAAATGCTATTGTTAATTTTTCAGCAGCATCGGTTTTGGCATGGGGAATAGCCACTCCTTTTCCAATTCCTGTACTACCTAATTTTTCTCTCTCTACTAATGCTTTGTATATAGCATTTCCAGCATTATTCACATCAGGAGACACTCCAATAAGCTCTGCAAGCTCCATTAAAACATCCTCTTTATTTTTTGATTTTAGATTAAGAGATATTAAGTCTTCTGACATGTAATCAGTGATCTTTACTATATTAATCATTCTCTACCCCCATTAAATAATTTTTTAATTTTAGCTCTATTCCTAAATGAAAGTTTAAATATCTCTCAAAAAGAAATATTACATTTTTTATTTCTTTAATACTGTATTCTTCTTCAATAATACTTTTTACTTTTTCATTTAAAAATTTTTCCACTATCTCTTTTTCTTTAGGAGATACTTTGAAAAATCCTTCTGTTCCCTCTATTAAAAAAGTACTTCTTTCAAAAGAAAAACAATAACCTTCCCCAATTGAAATCCCTAGTCCTTCATCTTTAATTACTTTAAAAAGATAAAAAGCTGTTAATATATAATTTTTTTTTTCATTATCACTCTTCTTCAAAAAATTTAAACTTTTCAAAGTAAGTGAAAATAACTCTTTTTTTCTATTGTTATCTACAAGAATTGAATTTAGTACAGAAGTTATATACAGTCCTATTCCCAATACTTCTATATTTTCTTTTATCTCGCTAAATGAATCAATTGTAATTAAATTAGAAAGTATAAAATTTTCTCCTTTTTTATAAAAAGTAAACTTTGATAAAGCTAGTATGTCAGTAGAACTTTGTTCTCTTCTCTTACTTTTTCTTATACCTTTCACTATAACATTTACTTTTCCAAATGTTTCTGTAAAAATAGTTATATATCTATCAGCTTCTCCAAAATCCTTTTTATTTATGACTATTCCATTACTATCAAAAAACTTCATTATTCCAGCACAAATTCCTTCCCATCAAATTTAGGATCAATTTGAT
This genomic window contains:
- a CDS encoding DNA repair protein RecO, which encodes MKFFDSNGIVINKKDFGEADRYITIFTETFGKVNVIVKGIRKSKRREQSSTDILALSKFTFYKKGENFILSNLITIDSFSEIKENIEVLGIGLYITSVLNSILVDNNRKKELFSLTLKSLNFLKKSDNEKKNYILTAFYLFKVIKDEGLGISIGEGYCFSFERSTFLIEGTEGFFKVSPKEKEIVEKFLNEKVKSIIEEEYSIKEIKNVIFLFERYLNFHLGIELKLKNYLMGVEND
- a CDS encoding putative transcriptional repressor, whose product is MKCPFCNSEDTKVVDSRSFMDGYSIKRRRECIKCEKRFTTFEKVEETPLYIVKKDKRRDRFDRNKLMRGLVAATVKRNISRESLETFVLEIEKTIQNSLRGEITTQELGEMVMERLKSIDQVAYVRFASVYKEFNDIKSFIEIVENINKDSDKKD
- the fmt gene encoding methionyl-tRNA formyltransferase produces the protein MRILFMGTPEFAVPCFDVLNSKYEIIGAFTKVDKPNMRGKKIKFTPVKEYAIEHNIPVYQPNSLKTEEIQNTIKELNPDLIVVVAYGKLLPKEIIDIPKYGVINVHSSLLPKYRGAAPINAALIHGEKESGVTIMYIAEELDAGDMILSVSTEIKDEDNFLTLHDRLKDLGAEALLKAVKLIEKKEAPRVVQNHSEATFVKPFKKEDCKIDWNKSEREIFNFVRGMNPFPSAYTVLNDKIFKIYGVKENFKSYDEGAVGEVVDIKKGAGVIVKTGNGSVILTEVKPENKKLLSGADIINGNVLKKGDKLN
- a CDS encoding putative PTS sugar transporter, with product MINIVKITDYMSEDLISLNLKSKNKEDVLMELAELIGVSPDVNNAGNAIYKALVEREKLGSTGIGKGVAIPHAKTDAAEKLTIAFGISNEKIDFKALDNENVNLFFVFASPIKDSQVYLKVLARISRLIREESFRNELLACKTPKEVLECINNKESI
- the folD gene encoding Bifunctional protein FolD protein; amino-acid sequence: MILDGKNISSQIKEELKKELLEIKNKTGLVPGFAIVMVGENPASKIYVNSKIKGCKEIGIECFPHFLPEDVSEKKLLETIDELNNDSKIDGMLVQLPLPKHIDENKVIQKIALEKDVDGFKPENLGLLFLGSKASLKPCTPLGIMELLKKYSIELQGKDVIIIGRSNIVGKPMAGFFINAGATVTVCNSKTKNLKEKTKNADILVVAIGTAKFITEDMVKNGAVIIDVGINRTEDGLFGDVDFKEVEKKASYITPVPGGVGPMTVAMLFHNTVQAFKNNRGI